A region from the Pelobates fuscus isolate aPelFus1 chromosome 1, aPelFus1.pri, whole genome shotgun sequence genome encodes:
- the LOC134590927 gene encoding uncharacterized protein LOC134590927, whose amino-acid sequence MQILSFFVDGSRYADENGNFHTGYAVVSAHEVIKGEPLAPHCSAQKAELKALAEACKMASGKTANIYTDSRYAFGIVHDFGPIWRACDFLTSAGTPIKNSEAVSALMDAIVLPTQVGIIKVAAHVKITDDISRGNHKADKAAKQAAIQVHPSTDPDSDSATHKLQPGDWVVIKRHVWKGLEPCFDGPFQVLLTTATSVKLEGKATWIHASHCKQVTPTDPPT is encoded by the exons atgcagattttgagtttttttgtagatggttccagatatgctgatgagaatggtaatttccacactggatatgctgtagtctctgcacatgaggtaataaaaggtgaaccactcgctcctcactgctctgcacagaaggcagagctgaaggcactcgctgaagcgtgtaaaatggcttctggtaagactgctaatatttatacagactctcgctatgctTTCGGTATAGTCCATGATTTTGGCCCTATATGGCGGGCTtgtgattttctcacctcagcaggaactccaatcaagaactctgaagccgtgagtgcacttatggacgctatcgtgctacccactcaagtaggcatcatcaaggtggcagctcacgtgaagatcacagatgacatctcaagaggaaaccacaaagcagacaaagctgccaagcaagcagcaattcaagttcatccctctacag atccagactctgattctgcaactcacaaactgcagcctggtgattgggtggtgataaagaggcatgtgtggaaaggacttgaaccatgctttgacggtccattccaagtgctcttgactacggctacctcagtgaaactagaaggaaaagcaacgtggatacacgccagtcactgtaaacaagttactccgactgatccaccaacatga